Proteins from a genomic interval of Corallococcus macrosporus:
- a CDS encoding SLC13 family permease, whose translation MALAIFLFTYIFIAGARLPFVKLDRPGGALLGATLMVVAGVVTPAEVFGHSSDRGQQAIDMDTLVLLLGMMLLAVYLAQANFFRAAGAKALKVAHTPRLLLVAVTFVSAFLSAFLVNDTVCLFLTPLVLVVVEDARLPPVPYLLAVCMGSNSGSVATFTGNPQNMLIQGASGLGYARFAAYMALPAVLSTAIVAVALLYLFRKELPAARFDTHPPPLEVDRRLLALGLGSLLGVVVAFFAGLPMSWSALAGGVLVMSLSGHDSREALERVDWVLLLFFASLFIVVHGVNKAGWAEEIRQLFSPLMAGPPWRETLGFAGLTLVASNLFSNVPFVMLARAWVPAMQEPELAWHVLALGSTLAGNLTLVGSVANLIVFEAARGKVRMGFVDYLRVGVPVTLISFAVGLGVLLAEHALF comes from the coding sequence GTGGCGCTCGCGATCTTCCTCTTCACGTACATCTTCATCGCCGGGGCGAGGCTGCCCTTCGTCAAGCTGGACCGTCCCGGAGGCGCGCTCTTGGGCGCCACGCTGATGGTCGTCGCCGGGGTCGTCACGCCCGCGGAGGTCTTCGGCCACAGCTCGGACCGGGGCCAGCAGGCCATCGACATGGACACCCTCGTCCTGCTGCTGGGGATGATGCTGCTGGCCGTGTACCTGGCGCAGGCGAACTTCTTCCGCGCCGCCGGGGCCAAGGCCCTCAAGGTCGCGCACACGCCCCGGCTGCTGCTGGTGGCCGTGACGTTCGTGAGCGCGTTCCTGTCCGCGTTCCTCGTCAACGACACCGTGTGCCTGTTCCTCACGCCGCTGGTGCTGGTGGTGGTGGAGGACGCGCGCCTGCCGCCCGTGCCGTACCTGCTGGCGGTGTGCATGGGCAGCAACAGCGGCTCCGTGGCCACGTTCACCGGCAACCCGCAGAACATGCTGATTCAAGGCGCGTCCGGCCTGGGCTACGCGCGGTTCGCCGCGTACATGGCGCTGCCCGCGGTGCTGTCCACCGCCATCGTCGCCGTGGCGCTCCTGTACCTCTTCCGCAAGGAGCTGCCGGCCGCGCGCTTCGACACGCATCCGCCCCCGCTGGAGGTGGACCGCCGGCTGCTCGCGCTGGGACTGGGGAGCCTCCTGGGCGTGGTGGTGGCGTTCTTCGCGGGCCTGCCCATGAGCTGGAGCGCGCTCGCGGGCGGCGTGCTGGTGATGTCGCTGTCCGGCCACGACTCGCGCGAGGCGCTGGAGCGCGTGGACTGGGTGCTGCTGCTCTTCTTCGCCAGCCTCTTCATCGTCGTGCACGGGGTGAACAAGGCGGGCTGGGCGGAGGAGATCCGCCAGCTGTTCTCCCCGCTGATGGCCGGGCCGCCGTGGCGCGAGACGCTGGGCTTCGCGGGCCTCACGCTCGTGGCGTCCAACCTCTTCAGCAACGTGCCCTTCGTGATGCTCGCGCGCGCGTGGGTGCCGGCGATGCAGGAGCCGGAGCTGGCGTGGCACGTGCTGGCGCTGGGCTCCACGCTGGCGGGCAACCTCACGCTGGTGGGCAGCGTGGCGAACCTCATCGTCTTCGAGGCCGCGCGCGGCAAGGTCCGGATGGGCTTCGTGGACTACCTGCGCGTCGGCGTGCCCGTGACGCTGATCAGCTTCGCCGTGGGGCTGGGCGTGCTCCTGGCCGAGCACGCCCTCTTCTAG
- a CDS encoding DotU family type IV/VI secretion system protein: protein MKLEHWNALLATQRRVRQLLDRALPAEPAPGARRPQGRVGQEALGHLEQALMVELERLRAAFGADMTPDEVEDLIRPFVFFLDEWVLRRLSDAEQHLWPLLQQNLFQVDSGGDLFYDFVEEKLRRNDTPTIVFEMIRFCLAAGFTGRLVGQPERIRDVSKRLSERIPQPAALAPPAPVVPSSVPTVYDFPVHYYAVTAAIVLGLPIFLWWVSN, encoded by the coding sequence ATGAAACTGGAGCATTGGAACGCACTCCTGGCCACGCAGCGTCGCGTGCGTCAGCTCCTCGACCGGGCCCTGCCCGCCGAGCCGGCCCCGGGTGCGCGCCGTCCGCAGGGCAGGGTGGGGCAGGAGGCCCTGGGCCACCTGGAGCAGGCGCTCATGGTGGAACTGGAGCGCCTGCGCGCCGCGTTCGGCGCGGACATGACTCCGGACGAAGTGGAGGATCTGATCCGTCCCTTCGTCTTCTTCCTGGATGAGTGGGTGCTGCGGCGGCTGTCGGACGCGGAGCAACATCTCTGGCCGCTCCTGCAGCAGAACCTGTTCCAGGTCGACTCCGGTGGCGACCTCTTCTACGACTTCGTGGAAGAGAAGTTGCGTCGCAATGACACCCCCACCATCGTCTTCGAGATGATCCGCTTCTGCCTGGCCGCGGGCTTCACCGGCCGCCTCGTGGGGCAGCCGGAGCGCATCCGCGATGTGTCGAAGCGCCTCTCCGAGCGCATCCCGCAGCCGGCCGCCCTGGCGCCGCCCGCGCCGGTGGTGCCGTCCTCGGTGCCCACCGTCTACGACTTCCCGGTGCACTACTACGCCGTGACGGCCGCCATCGTCCTGGGGCTGCCCATCTTCCTGTGGTGGGTCTCCAATTGA
- a CDS encoding DEAD/DEAH box helicase: protein MKPEKETEAFSGPRRTPWSGARGLDAVLQGWRTDRQVWPNIVHDAVTPARAGVFAPLPEGLSPQVRDALKRRGVEQLFSHQAEAFERARDGESLVIATPTASGKSLCYNLPLLDRFAREPEARALYLFPTKALSRDQEESLRAFMREAGLGHGAITFDGDTPGDARRAARERAGVVLTNPDMLHTGILPHHANWARLFANLRYVVIDELHTYRGVFGSHLANVLRRLQRVARFHGASPTFILASATIGNPKAHAERMLGREVALVSESGAPSGERRVMVYNPPVVNAELGIRASYLKSAVRLTSDLVRAGVSTLLFGQSRNNVEVMLKYLRDRFVEEKLDPSLIQGYRGGYLPGTRRATEAAMRAGEVRCVVATNALELGIDIGSLDAVVCAGYPGSVAALAQRFGRAGRRGMGSLALLVTSSAPLDQYFAADPRALTGAPVEHARIDPDNVEILVQHLKCAAFELPFEEGDSFGDVPVENTTEALDFLTQHQVVHPSQAPEGGRRMFHWSSDAYPAHHVSLRSVGWDNVVVIERGTDKTLAEMDFRSAHTQLHEQAIYQHDSEQYQVEQLDLENHKAFVRKVAPDYFTDAMTNVRVSVIQEDQGAPLGPSLHAGLGEVSVIEKVVGYKKIKFHTHENVGYGDVRLPEMQMHTSALWLTVPEAVVRSMDAPRPAVIDALRGLGSALRTVACVGLMSDPRDLGRTLGSKDEPDGPPRKEGGVGFDPTLFLYDNVPGGVGLAARLYDQREELLLRGRKLLESCPCEDGCPACIGPAAGGQPGSAPSGSHPRKRLALDLLAALGVAGVQ from the coding sequence ATGAAGCCCGAGAAGGAAACCGAGGCCTTCTCCGGCCCGCGCCGCACGCCGTGGTCCGGGGCTCGCGGGCTGGACGCCGTCCTCCAGGGATGGCGGACGGACCGGCAGGTGTGGCCGAACATCGTCCACGACGCCGTGACGCCGGCTCGCGCCGGAGTGTTCGCGCCGCTGCCGGAGGGGCTGTCCCCCCAGGTCCGGGACGCGCTCAAGCGCCGTGGCGTCGAACAGCTCTTCTCCCACCAGGCGGAGGCCTTCGAGCGGGCCCGCGACGGGGAGAGCCTGGTCATCGCCACGCCGACCGCGTCCGGCAAGAGCCTCTGCTACAACCTGCCGCTCCTGGACCGCTTCGCTCGCGAGCCGGAAGCGCGGGCGCTCTACCTGTTCCCCACGAAGGCCCTGTCGCGCGACCAGGAAGAGTCGCTGCGCGCCTTCATGCGCGAGGCGGGCCTGGGCCACGGCGCCATCACCTTCGACGGCGACACGCCGGGCGACGCGCGCCGGGCGGCCCGGGAGCGCGCGGGCGTGGTGCTCACCAATCCGGACATGCTGCACACGGGCATCCTGCCGCACCACGCGAACTGGGCCCGGCTGTTCGCGAACCTGCGCTACGTCGTCATCGACGAGCTGCACACGTACCGGGGCGTCTTCGGCTCGCACCTGGCGAACGTGCTGCGGCGGCTTCAGCGGGTGGCGCGGTTCCACGGTGCTTCGCCCACGTTCATCCTGGCGTCGGCGACCATCGGGAATCCGAAGGCGCACGCGGAGCGGATGCTGGGGCGCGAGGTGGCGCTCGTGTCGGAGAGCGGCGCGCCGTCCGGTGAGCGCCGGGTGATGGTCTACAACCCGCCCGTGGTGAACGCGGAGCTGGGCATCCGCGCCAGCTATCTCAAGAGCGCCGTGCGGCTCACCTCGGACCTGGTGCGCGCGGGGGTGTCCACGCTGCTGTTCGGCCAGTCGCGCAACAACGTGGAGGTGATGCTCAAGTACCTCCGCGACCGGTTCGTGGAGGAGAAGCTGGATCCGTCCCTCATCCAGGGCTACCGCGGCGGCTACCTGCCGGGCACCCGGCGCGCGACGGAGGCCGCGATGCGCGCGGGCGAGGTGCGCTGCGTGGTGGCCACCAACGCGCTGGAGCTGGGCATCGACATCGGGTCGCTGGATGCCGTCGTGTGCGCGGGCTACCCGGGCTCCGTGGCGGCGCTGGCGCAGCGCTTCGGCCGAGCGGGCCGGCGCGGCATGGGGAGCCTGGCGCTGCTGGTGACGTCCAGCGCGCCGCTGGATCAATACTTCGCGGCGGATCCGCGCGCGCTCACGGGTGCACCGGTGGAGCACGCGCGGATTGATCCGGACAACGTGGAGATCCTGGTCCAGCACCTGAAGTGCGCGGCGTTCGAGCTGCCCTTCGAGGAAGGCGACTCGTTCGGCGACGTGCCGGTGGAGAACACCACGGAGGCGCTGGACTTCCTCACGCAGCACCAGGTGGTGCACCCGTCGCAGGCGCCGGAGGGCGGGCGGCGGATGTTCCACTGGTCGTCGGACGCGTACCCGGCGCACCACGTGTCCCTGCGCAGCGTGGGCTGGGACAACGTGGTGGTCATCGAGCGCGGCACGGACAAGACGCTGGCGGAGATGGACTTCCGCTCGGCGCACACGCAGCTGCACGAGCAGGCCATCTACCAGCACGACTCCGAGCAGTACCAGGTGGAGCAGCTGGACCTGGAGAACCACAAGGCCTTCGTGCGCAAGGTGGCGCCGGACTACTTCACGGACGCGATGACGAACGTGCGCGTGAGCGTCATCCAGGAGGACCAGGGCGCGCCGCTGGGGCCGTCACTGCACGCGGGGCTGGGCGAGGTGTCGGTCATCGAGAAGGTGGTCGGCTACAAGAAGATCAAGTTCCACACGCACGAGAACGTGGGCTACGGCGACGTGCGGCTGCCGGAGATGCAGATGCACACGTCGGCGCTGTGGCTGACGGTGCCGGAGGCGGTGGTGCGCTCGATGGATGCTCCGAGGCCCGCGGTCATCGACGCGCTGCGAGGCCTGGGTTCGGCGCTGCGCACGGTGGCGTGCGTGGGGTTGATGAGCGACCCGCGCGACCTGGGCCGCACGCTGGGCAGCAAGGACGAGCCGGACGGTCCGCCGCGCAAGGAGGGAGGCGTGGGCTTCGATCCGACGCTGTTCCTCTACGACAACGTGCCCGGCGGCGTGGGGCTGGCGGCGCGGCTGTACGACCAGCGCGAGGAGCTGCTGCTGCGAGGGCGCAAGCTGCTGGAGTCGTGTCCGTGCGAGGACGGGTGTCCGGCGTGCATCGGGCCGGCGGCGGGCGGCCAGCCGGGCAGCGCACCGTCGGGATCGCATCCGCGCAAGCGGTTGGCGTTGGACCTGCTGGCGGCGCTCGGCGTCGCCGGGGTGCAGTGA
- a CDS encoding ribonuclease H-like domain-containing protein, with protein sequence MDLKRKLSRLSSAGPGSQARAPVNTVVAPVVETPAVEAPRVPSAEEAGTTTVAEVLVQALRKRLSMDGEGEPAVEVTPPENIPSAEVGRSSGLVDLREEARRRFAAKRGGIAEPGVPDPRVEALRQMLSFWAERQGTASARRAVEPVPEPRALPVEARSTPHGTVHVAEQVYSPEHRHGIAPVAAALDVEARLVAGLALHPELESVDFTRMLMLDTETTGLAGGTGTVPFLVGLGWFEGRSMRVQQLFLRRMGEEAPMLRLLAERMASSSCLVTYNGKSFDWPLLRTRFVLNRVPVPKELPHLDLLHCARRVFKHRGEGARLVHLESKVLGHHRVGDVDGSQIPELYFRFLRGTDGSELVPVLEHNQKDILLLAALMGDLVRRFQSEGTEHQDPRDLLGFAQVAERAGDAERALTFAKAAAESGGPVGIEALVLASRLCRRAGDCETAVAHLQRALTFAKPGQGAVLHLSLTKLYEHSLKDLPRALYHARLAAPVEVPADHQLRLERLERRLSRQGA encoded by the coding sequence ATGGACCTGAAGCGCAAGCTGTCCCGACTCAGCAGCGCGGGCCCCGGCAGTCAGGCCCGGGCGCCCGTGAACACCGTGGTGGCTCCCGTGGTGGAGACACCGGCGGTGGAGGCGCCTCGGGTTCCGTCGGCGGAAGAGGCGGGGACGACGACCGTCGCGGAGGTGCTGGTGCAGGCGCTGCGCAAGCGCCTGTCGATGGACGGGGAGGGTGAGCCCGCCGTCGAGGTGACACCGCCGGAGAACATCCCCTCGGCAGAGGTCGGGCGCTCGAGCGGGCTCGTGGACCTGCGCGAGGAGGCGCGGCGGCGGTTCGCGGCGAAGCGGGGTGGGATTGCGGAGCCCGGTGTCCCGGATCCGCGGGTGGAAGCGCTGCGCCAGATGCTGTCGTTCTGGGCGGAGCGTCAGGGCACGGCGTCGGCTCGGAGGGCGGTGGAGCCGGTCCCCGAGCCCCGGGCGTTGCCGGTGGAGGCGCGGTCCACACCACACGGCACGGTGCACGTCGCTGAGCAGGTGTACTCGCCAGAGCACCGCCACGGCATCGCGCCGGTCGCGGCGGCGCTCGACGTGGAGGCGCGGCTGGTGGCGGGGCTCGCGCTGCATCCGGAGCTGGAGTCGGTGGACTTCACGCGGATGCTGATGCTGGACACGGAGACGACGGGGCTCGCGGGAGGCACGGGCACGGTGCCGTTCCTGGTGGGCCTGGGGTGGTTCGAGGGCCGCTCCATGCGCGTGCAGCAGCTCTTCCTGCGGCGCATGGGGGAGGAGGCGCCCATGCTGCGCCTGCTGGCCGAGCGCATGGCGTCGTCGTCCTGCCTGGTCACGTACAACGGCAAGAGCTTCGACTGGCCGTTGCTCCGCACGCGCTTCGTGCTCAACCGGGTGCCGGTGCCGAAGGAGCTGCCGCACCTGGACCTGCTGCACTGCGCGCGGCGCGTGTTCAAGCACCGGGGCGAGGGCGCCCGGCTCGTGCACCTGGAGTCGAAGGTGCTGGGGCATCACCGGGTCGGGGACGTGGACGGTTCGCAGATCCCCGAGCTGTACTTCCGCTTCCTGCGCGGCACGGACGGGTCGGAGCTGGTGCCGGTGCTGGAGCACAACCAGAAGGACATCCTTCTGCTGGCGGCGCTGATGGGCGATCTGGTGCGCCGCTTCCAGTCGGAAGGCACGGAGCACCAGGACCCGAGGGATCTGCTCGGCTTCGCGCAGGTGGCGGAAAGGGCAGGGGACGCGGAGCGGGCGCTGACCTTCGCGAAGGCCGCCGCGGAGAGCGGAGGTCCGGTGGGAATCGAAGCACTGGTGCTGGCCTCGCGCCTGTGCCGCCGTGCCGGCGACTGCGAGACGGCGGTGGCGCATTTGCAGCGAGCGCTCACGTTCGCGAAGCCCGGCCAGGGCGCGGTGCTGCACCTGTCGCTGACGAAGCTCTACGAGCACTCCCTCAAGGACCTGCCCCGGGCCCTGTACCACGCGCGGCTGGCGGCCCCGGTGGAGGTTCCCGCGGACCACCAGCTCCGGCTGGAACGCCTGGAGCGCCGGCTCTCGCGTCAGGGCGCGTGA
- a CDS encoding type VI secretion IcmF C-terminal domain-containing protein, whose product MGVIQSILAALKAHWVLVLGIVVLLAAIGVGVTLWWRKHKQRGPALAGEQKPLASGQLLAIRKQFLAKLPWRFRASVRDFPTLVVLGPAGSGKSDLIEAEVDWERQQRQFMPSYTDDPLLKIFLGPEVVVQELSAPVLEDDSHHARRALRRLWKATFGRKHVGRAVIVLKVGWLLETSPDEVKRVTQLLRGKLNLLSEVCQAPVETRLVLTHMDTLDGYADFAQLLRANGVPLQLAVPPAGREGELANALQPMEKYLALGLTSLAPDAFERLASFYSRGGEAFAVLGRFVSTLVEGGSLAYPLNLQRIYLTSKEKDAQPTGALAVRADQPVERLVRDYRWTHLRRCAAIVAVCCLPVLLAYAHFYRLLLRAQDKLDAFQVTVQRLEERNQSVSGSVVESQTNEAVRAMEDLWGATRYWPPLAHSFTDEWEELRARLARSIRMSYLKPMLEKCQDQCRRCASEIPGCQPAPAFTSRGTRATPLTPSRAVDDGCHQETLCRPEQVLYTLGVLYASRNEDLGQFVLHSVHGAHKKQLGWTAEAFGLSLSGADQEPNWLDAMGLAEPMIANYVIASDKPFDENVPWTRWPFAYLTMDGLLGPWREHFTQLQDVLAAKELDLARWRALADDRERLRASLAETAPYSSARKVMDLINASDAEPDASQLKGVGSLLDSLDWLRQNRQTLEAILRMEDEADAALRAASRMTPAQLLTRADGLFAPSDGDARYQVEVLRRDYEFRPMDVSRQLLDKVLRTLKETGRSPFDGNALNPRTGETTSEVASEGVGDDETEFTSGQAPVVGKVLGKAAFDAQLSPLVDEFTERLAKSSLSREEAVERATFVQGKVETFAKRYGQDLYATYRGYRFRTTPRGSLASDLSVLLQPSSPLEAMLRDVAVRAGVGPLDSEYYAPMREAVAPFKPVVQLMTPDKAGALTELAAYTTLVSQLQQELSGVKPAPVKPAAPKDPAAPTGAMASSAGSQLAEMLSPVGRVALSMLLEEEDSYLRRVDAWLDQHGLVGEFRLPFRQPFVVVRNRGRAELERVIAEQWTYQARRTLDPLIKRYPFNPSASQEVDPVELEVLRRKDGAFWQYVTQVLSPVVEERGTDWSLRYPLKSRLLLPPRMLTALGQLGRLSKLLWDDEGKPRPIPMQVRPLPLPTAPTPDSFVTLSYLKCGGAASFGFNQRPAWGEFPLSWWSPQPSSIGVELRSPSRDGKRYRSMEMSESSWNCFRLLESATLTDQSNVVWVLPGRGLAANEKVLEISFGLRGEPWAPFRGVVP is encoded by the coding sequence GTGGGCGTGATCCAGTCCATCCTGGCCGCGTTGAAGGCCCACTGGGTGCTCGTGCTGGGCATCGTGGTGCTGCTCGCGGCCATTGGCGTGGGCGTGACGCTGTGGTGGCGCAAGCACAAGCAGCGCGGTCCGGCGCTCGCGGGCGAGCAGAAGCCGCTGGCGTCGGGACAGCTGCTGGCCATCCGCAAGCAGTTCCTGGCGAAGCTGCCGTGGCGCTTCCGCGCGTCCGTGCGGGACTTCCCCACGCTGGTGGTGCTGGGCCCCGCGGGCAGCGGCAAGTCGGACCTCATCGAGGCGGAGGTGGACTGGGAGCGGCAGCAGCGCCAGTTCATGCCCAGCTACACGGACGACCCGCTCCTCAAGATCTTCCTGGGGCCGGAAGTCGTCGTGCAGGAGCTGTCCGCGCCCGTGCTGGAGGACGACTCGCACCACGCGCGGCGCGCGCTGCGCCGGCTGTGGAAGGCCACCTTCGGGCGCAAGCACGTGGGCCGCGCCGTCATCGTCCTGAAGGTGGGCTGGCTGCTGGAGACCTCGCCGGACGAGGTGAAGCGCGTCACCCAGCTCCTGCGCGGCAAGCTCAACCTCCTGTCGGAGGTGTGCCAGGCGCCCGTGGAGACGCGGCTGGTCCTCACGCACATGGACACGCTGGACGGCTACGCGGACTTCGCGCAGCTCCTGCGCGCCAACGGCGTCCCGCTCCAACTGGCGGTGCCGCCGGCCGGCAGGGAAGGGGAGCTGGCGAACGCGCTCCAGCCCATGGAGAAGTACCTGGCGCTGGGGCTCACCTCCCTGGCGCCGGACGCGTTCGAGCGGCTGGCGTCCTTCTACTCGCGCGGCGGCGAGGCGTTCGCGGTGCTGGGGCGCTTCGTGTCCACGCTGGTGGAGGGCGGCTCGCTGGCGTATCCGCTGAACCTCCAGCGCATCTACCTGACGTCGAAGGAGAAGGACGCGCAGCCCACCGGGGCGCTGGCGGTGCGGGCGGATCAACCCGTGGAGCGGCTGGTCCGGGACTACCGCTGGACGCACCTGCGCCGGTGCGCGGCCATCGTCGCGGTGTGCTGCCTGCCGGTGCTGCTGGCCTACGCGCACTTCTACCGGCTGCTCCTGCGCGCACAGGACAAGCTGGACGCGTTCCAGGTGACGGTGCAGCGGCTGGAGGAGCGCAACCAGAGCGTGTCCGGCTCCGTGGTGGAGTCCCAGACGAACGAAGCGGTGCGCGCCATGGAGGACCTCTGGGGCGCCACGCGCTACTGGCCGCCCCTGGCCCACAGCTTCACCGACGAGTGGGAGGAGCTGCGGGCCCGGCTCGCGCGCAGCATCCGGATGTCCTACCTGAAGCCGATGCTGGAGAAGTGCCAGGACCAGTGCCGGCGATGCGCCAGCGAGATTCCCGGCTGCCAGCCCGCGCCCGCGTTCACCAGCCGGGGCACGCGCGCCACGCCGCTGACCCCGTCGCGGGCGGTGGACGACGGCTGCCACCAGGAGACGCTCTGCCGTCCGGAGCAGGTGCTCTACACGCTGGGCGTGCTCTACGCCTCGCGCAACGAGGACCTGGGCCAGTTCGTGCTGCACAGCGTGCACGGCGCGCACAAGAAGCAGCTCGGTTGGACGGCGGAGGCCTTCGGGTTGAGCCTGTCCGGCGCGGACCAGGAGCCCAACTGGCTGGATGCGATGGGCCTCGCGGAGCCGATGATCGCCAACTACGTCATCGCCAGCGACAAGCCCTTCGATGAGAACGTCCCCTGGACGCGCTGGCCCTTCGCCTACCTGACGATGGACGGCCTGCTGGGCCCGTGGCGCGAGCACTTCACGCAGCTGCAGGACGTGCTGGCCGCGAAGGAGCTGGACCTGGCCCGGTGGCGCGCGCTGGCCGACGACCGTGAGCGGCTGCGCGCCTCGCTGGCGGAGACGGCGCCTTACAGCTCCGCGCGGAAGGTGATGGACCTCATCAACGCGTCGGACGCGGAGCCGGACGCAAGCCAGCTCAAGGGCGTGGGCAGCCTGCTGGACTCGCTGGACTGGCTGCGCCAGAACCGCCAGACGCTGGAGGCCATCCTGCGCATGGAGGACGAAGCGGACGCCGCCCTGCGCGCTGCCTCCCGCATGACGCCCGCGCAGCTGCTCACCCGCGCGGACGGCCTCTTCGCCCCCAGCGACGGCGACGCGCGCTACCAGGTGGAGGTGCTGCGGCGCGACTACGAGTTCCGCCCGATGGACGTGTCGCGGCAGCTGCTGGACAAGGTGCTGCGCACGCTGAAGGAGACGGGCCGCTCGCCGTTCGACGGCAACGCGCTCAACCCGCGCACGGGTGAGACGACGTCCGAGGTCGCCTCCGAGGGAGTGGGGGACGACGAGACGGAGTTCACCAGCGGCCAGGCCCCGGTGGTGGGCAAGGTGCTGGGCAAGGCCGCCTTCGACGCGCAGCTGAGCCCCCTGGTGGACGAGTTCACCGAGCGGCTGGCCAAGTCGAGCCTGTCGCGCGAGGAGGCCGTGGAGCGCGCCACCTTCGTGCAGGGCAAGGTGGAGACGTTCGCGAAGCGCTACGGCCAGGACCTCTACGCCACCTACCGGGGCTACCGCTTCCGCACCACGCCGCGCGGCTCGCTGGCCAGCGACCTGTCCGTGCTGCTGCAGCCGTCCTCCCCGCTGGAGGCCATGCTGCGCGACGTGGCGGTCCGCGCGGGCGTGGGTCCGCTGGACAGCGAGTACTACGCGCCGATGCGCGAGGCGGTGGCACCCTTCAAGCCGGTGGTGCAGCTGATGACGCCGGACAAGGCCGGTGCGCTCACGGAGCTGGCGGCCTACACCACGCTGGTGTCGCAGCTTCAGCAGGAGCTGTCCGGGGTGAAGCCCGCGCCGGTGAAGCCCGCCGCGCCCAAGGATCCCGCGGCGCCCACTGGTGCGATGGCGTCCTCGGCGGGCTCGCAGCTGGCGGAGATGCTGTCGCCGGTGGGACGCGTGGCGCTGAGCATGCTGCTGGAGGAGGAGGACTCGTACCTGCGCCGGGTGGACGCGTGGCTGGATCAGCACGGCCTGGTGGGCGAGTTCCGACTGCCGTTCCGCCAGCCCTTCGTCGTCGTGCGCAACCGGGGTCGCGCGGAGCTGGAGCGCGTCATCGCGGAGCAGTGGACGTACCAGGCCCGCCGCACGCTGGATCCGCTCATCAAGCGCTACCCGTTCAACCCCAGCGCGTCGCAGGAAGTGGACCCGGTGGAGCTGGAGGTGCTGCGCCGCAAGGACGGAGCCTTCTGGCAGTACGTCACCCAGGTGCTGTCGCCGGTGGTGGAGGAGCGCGGGACGGACTGGTCGCTGCGCTATCCGCTGAAGTCGCGGCTGCTCCTGCCGCCGCGCATGCTCACCGCGCTGGGCCAACTGGGCCGCCTGTCGAAGCTGCTGTGGGATGACGAAGGCAAGCCCCGGCCCATCCCGATGCAGGTGCGTCCGCTGCCGCTGCCGACGGCGCCCACGCCGGACAGCTTCGTGACGCTGTCGTACCTGAAGTGCGGCGGCGCGGCGTCGTTCGGGTTCAACCAGCGGCCGGCGTGGGGCGAGTTCCCGCTGAGCTGGTGGAGCCCGCAACCGTCGTCCATCGGCGTGGAGCTGCGCTCGCCGTCGCGGGACGGGAAGCGCTACCGCTCCATGGAGATGTCCGAGTCTTCGTGGAACTGCTTCCGCCTGCTGGAGTCCGCGACGCTGACGGACCAGTCAAACGTGGTGTGGGTGCTGCCGGGGCGTGGGCTGGCAGCGAACGAGAAGGTGCTGGAGATCAGCTTCGGGTTGCGCGGCGAGCCTTGGGCGCCATTCCGTGGGGTGGTGCCATGA
- a CDS encoding DUF1877 family protein — protein MGFDMTYQAVPASSVLLEVARTDVAVGSILFMAIRMFGDPKLELREASRRMPMEPDERTLWELVLELRRVRPDLRTLNLFLARDWDLLHFFLSAHRRDEPGTEADTLADMAILGEAIIAEHVLSGQDVPLRYTRPETVERIARMLQELPFESVWRHCPPVGESPDIYKHSGIEPTEEVRSFVEGLFKKLRAFYVSVAAHGDGVLVERS, from the coding sequence ATGGGATTCGACATGACTTATCAGGCCGTTCCTGCATCCTCCGTGCTGCTGGAGGTGGCCCGGACGGACGTGGCCGTTGGCTCCATCCTCTTCATGGCCATACGCATGTTCGGGGACCCCAAGCTGGAGCTCCGCGAGGCCTCGCGCCGCATGCCGATGGAGCCCGACGAACGCACGCTCTGGGAGCTCGTGCTCGAGCTCCGTCGGGTGCGCCCCGACCTGAGAACGCTCAACCTGTTTCTCGCTCGGGACTGGGACCTGCTCCACTTCTTCCTGTCAGCACACCGGAGGGACGAGCCGGGCACGGAAGCGGACACCCTGGCCGACATGGCGATTCTGGGTGAGGCCATCATCGCCGAGCACGTTCTCTCGGGACAGGATGTCCCTCTGCGCTACACGCGGCCGGAGACGGTGGAGCGCATCGCTCGCATGTTGCAGGAGCTCCCCTTCGAGTCCGTATGGAGGCACTGCCCTCCCGTAGGAGAATCGCCCGATATCTACAAGCACTCCGGGATTGAGCCGACGGAAGAGGTGAGGAGTTTTGTCGAGGGGCTCTTCAAGAAGCTCCGCGCCTTCTACGTCTCGGTCGCTGCGCACGGAGACGGCGTCCTGGTCGAGCGTAGCTGA